From the genome of Gloeomargarita sp. SKYB120:
GGCGGCCATTGCTGGCAAACCCATGCGGTTAGTCCTTCAGGGAGTGGGCACCCGACTGCAGACCTACTACGACCGGCCCTGGCGTCCTGACGAACCCCGGCGTACCCAAGTGGTGTGTATTGGTCGGAACTTGCCCCTGGCTTTGACGTTAGGGTTGGATTAGTCCTAATCCGAAGCCAGCAACGCCTAAAAGTGCCCCCAGCCCAATTAACCAAGGTGGCGGTACGCGCTTCCACCCCAGCAGTACGCCAGCCACCAACGCAATGCCCGTAACCCACAGGCCAGAGAGGGGAGAGGTAGTGAATGCGGTGAGACCCATCCGCCAACCCAAGCGTACTGCCACGACCCCAATCAGGGCCACCGCTGCGACATTCAACCCGTCTAAAAATGCTCCGGTCCAGGTCCTGCGCCGGCACCAAGTAATAAGGGGATTGAGCAGCGCAACGAAGACAAACGACGGCAAAAAGATTGCGACTGTAGAAACTATTGCTCCTGGCCAACCAGCAATCAAAAACCCTACAAAACTCGCTGTTGATAACACTGGCCCCGGCGTGAATTGCCCCACTGCAATCGCATCCAGTAATTGTTGCTGCGTTAACCACCCATAGCGCTCTACCAGGTCACGTTCAATAAACGCAATCAAGAGATAGCCGCCGCCAAAAAGCACCGTTCCCACTTTGAGAAAAAACAGCGCCAACGGCCACAAACCCGGCGATGACGCAGGCGTTGCGGGCATCGTTGCCCAAGGGAGCGCAGGCCACCAGGCGGCTGAACGGGCTGGTTTGGGTCGTTGCCCGAGCATTCCCAGGAGACCCCCGATGCCCAAAGCCGGTAACTCGCCCATGCCCAAGGCTGACAATAGCGCTGTCGCCAAGCCCACCCCCAGCAACCACGTGTTTTTCACCGCCTTTTGCCCTAAGCGCCACCCAGCATCGGCAATCAGAACGACGACCACCGGTTGAATGCCTGCCAGCACCGGCGCCATTTGGGGTAACGTCCCCCATGCGCGATAGCCCCAGGCGACCAGCGTGGTGAGCAACGCCGCT
Proteins encoded in this window:
- the chrA gene encoding chromate efflux transporter gives rise to the protein MARLVELAQVFARLSVFSFGGPAAHLALMQKEVVEQRQWLPADEFLDLMGAVNLIPGPNSTEMAILIGLRRAGWAGWLVAGTAFILPAALLTTLVAWGYRAWGTLPQMAPVLAGIQPVVVVLIADAGWRLGQKAVKNTWLLGVGLATALLSALGMGELPALGIGGLLGMLGQRPKPARSAAWWPALPWATMPATPASSPGLWPLALFFLKVGTVLFGGGYLLIAFIERDLVERYGWLTQQQLLDAIAVGQFTPGPVLSTASFVGFLIAGWPGAIVSTVAIFLPSFVFVALLNPLITWCRRRTWTGAFLDGLNVAAVALIGVVAVRLGWRMGLTAFTTSPLSGLWVTGIALVAGVLLGWKRVPPPWLIGLGALLGVAGFGLGLIQP